The proteins below come from a single Chryseobacterium capnotolerans genomic window:
- a CDS encoding DUF4134 domain-containing protein, with amino-acid sequence MNYKSKRHQLVKKLLTACVILLAITPAFGQGGATAISNAANDIKDYWDPIKLILKAVGGLVGFIGGLRVYNKWTNGDQDVNKEILGYGGAMIFLLVVPEFVTAFFA; translated from the coding sequence ATGAACTACAAATCTAAACGACATCAGCTGGTTAAAAAGTTATTAACTGCTTGTGTAATTCTCTTGGCTATTACCCCGGCATTTGGACAGGGTGGTGCAACAGCGATCTCCAATGCTGCCAATGACATCAAGGATTATTGGGATCCAATCAAGCTTATTCTAAAAGCAGTAGGAGGATTGGTCGGTTTCATCGGCGGTCTAAGAGTGTATAACAAATGGACAAATGGTGACCAGGATGTCAACAAGGAAATCTTGGGCTACGGAGGTGCTATGATATTCTTATTGGTAGTTCCGGAATTCGTAACAGCATTCTTTGCTTAA
- the traM gene encoding conjugative transposon protein TraM, which produces MDIKKINFKEKKYVLPLLALPFVLLFAYVGVQFMKEDKPADKPKELSLSLGESQDSIMTKNDAYDAFFKKDDNRTMLGGLDKEQDSLQSYDDQLSLAQKRRIDSLKAVNSRQNQYQANGNPSSYYNAKQGKEDQDYKRSTEIIKMLNDNSYGKAEDNIQTEKPKTKEQNAQQDPVKYLKQQMLVMDSLEKARDPEYQTKLAAEQKLKANKEKMDEFLNSTFNVSKSGINNDFNAIYKDKENSFIKAVIDENNKGFLGSRIRFRLLEDIFVGNRKISKGSILYGQISGFTMQRVDLKIISVFAKGEIFPINLSIYDVDGMKGLYVPQSIFRDMIREMGSNSVQGTQMDMGGEGFFTTIGSKLFTSTSKSIANLIKTNKAKLKYNSYVFLIDEKQLKDSQNQPKP; this is translated from the coding sequence ATGGACATTAAGAAAATTAACTTTAAAGAAAAGAAATATGTTCTGCCTCTCCTTGCTCTGCCTTTCGTTTTGTTGTTTGCATATGTTGGGGTTCAGTTTATGAAAGAAGATAAACCTGCAGATAAACCGAAAGAGCTTTCTCTGTCACTTGGTGAATCGCAGGATTCCATTATGACCAAGAATGATGCTTATGATGCATTCTTTAAAAAGGATGATAACAGAACAATGCTTGGTGGATTGGACAAGGAACAAGATAGTCTGCAAAGCTATGACGACCAATTGTCATTAGCTCAAAAAAGAAGAATTGATTCTTTAAAAGCTGTCAATTCAAGGCAGAATCAATATCAGGCAAATGGAAATCCATCATCCTATTATAACGCTAAACAAGGTAAAGAAGATCAGGACTATAAAAGATCGACTGAGATTATTAAAATGCTAAATGACAATTCCTACGGAAAAGCAGAAGATAATATTCAGACTGAAAAGCCTAAAACAAAGGAACAAAATGCACAGCAGGATCCTGTAAAATATCTGAAGCAGCAAATGCTGGTGATGGATTCTTTAGAGAAAGCTAGAGATCCAGAATATCAAACCAAGCTGGCGGCTGAACAAAAGCTAAAAGCCAATAAAGAAAAGATGGACGAGTTCCTTAATTCTACTTTCAATGTCAGCAAGTCAGGTATCAATAATGACTTCAATGCAATTTATAAAGACAAGGAAAACAGTTTTATCAAAGCCGTCATCGATGAAAACAACAAAGGATTTTTAGGGAGCAGAATCAGATTTCGATTGTTGGAAGACATTTTTGTTGGAAATAGGAAAATCAGTAAAGGTTCCATTTTGTATGGTCAGATTTCAGGATTTACAATGCAGAGAGTTGATTTGAAAATCATCTCAGTATTTGCGAAAGGAGAGATTTTTCCAATCAACCTTTCAATTTATGATGTTGATGGGATGAAAGGCTTGTATGTTCCCCAAAGTATATTCAGAGATATGATTCGTGAAATGGGAAGCAATTCGGTTCAGGGAACTCAGATGGATATGGGAGGAGAAGGATTTTTTACCACTATCGGCTCCAAATTATTTACATCCACCTCCAAATCGATTGCTAATCTAATCAAAACCAATAAAGCAAAATTGAAATACAATTCCTATGTATTTCTAATCGATGAAAAACAATTGAAAGACTCACAAAACCAACCAAAACCTTAA
- a CDS encoding DUF6449 domain-containing protein, which yields MKFNKSESGGVFLNSYNAKLTNNKNEEISHNFPISKESSFTAKEAINLLEGRSVKIEFLNPKSQQVEPAFVQFNFNEPKTEKGNYYFQNFYKNYGVDTAKIVDKSNLVFDKPEWKESAIKSLEKGNVLKVKFKENDQVIEGKAVLDPQNRNLKLYDNEMNRLNTNKPLEGLEQDNKHDKANVREQSIKR from the coding sequence TTGAAATTCAATAAGAGTGAAAGCGGAGGTGTTTTTCTTAATTCCTACAATGCAAAATTGACTAATAACAAGAATGAAGAAATCTCTCATAATTTTCCAATCAGTAAGGAGAGTTCATTCACCGCAAAAGAAGCAATTAATCTATTGGAGGGACGCAGTGTCAAAATTGAGTTTCTTAATCCAAAGAGTCAACAAGTAGAACCGGCTTTTGTTCAATTTAATTTCAACGAACCAAAGACTGAGAAAGGAAATTATTACTTCCAGAATTTCTACAAAAACTATGGTGTAGATACGGCTAAGATTGTTGACAAATCTAATCTCGTATTTGACAAACCTGAATGGAAAGAAAGTGCAATAAAATCACTAGAAAAAGGGAATGTATTAAAAGTAAAATTCAAAGAAAATGATCAGGTCATAGAAGGAAAAGCAGTTCTGGATCCACAAAATAGAAATCTTAAACTTTACGATAACGAGATGAACAGGCTTAATACCAACAAACCTTTAGAGGGCTTGGAACAAGATAACAAGCACGATAAAGCCAATGTTAGGGAACAAAGCATTAAAAGATAA
- a CDS encoding DUF4133 domain-containing protein, with amino-acid sequence MGFYLYKGLKKPLVFFGLKGKYIFYAVGVIGVGVIAALILSKFGLLGSLLGLAVTGGGVYFIFKRQDKYGLYAKTKNFNQVLIFPKKINNKTLLGYVQNKETNI; translated from the coding sequence ATGGGATTCTATCTCTACAAGGGGCTTAAAAAACCCCTTGTATTTTTCGGACTCAAAGGCAAATACATCTTTTATGCAGTAGGCGTAATTGGAGTTGGTGTCATCGCAGCACTCATATTATCCAAATTCGGATTGCTGGGTTCTCTTTTGGGACTCGCAGTTACAGGAGGAGGTGTCTATTTCATTTTCAAAAGACAGGATAAATATGGTTTGTACGCTAAGACCAAAAACTTCAACCAAGTTTTGATTTTCCCAAAAAAAATAAACAATAAAACACTTTTAGGTTATGTCCAAAATAAAGAAACTAACATTTGA
- the traN gene encoding conjugative transposon protein TraN codes for MKSFLYTLLLFTATLKAQTATKEQIISDLPEIEIAEGVNLHIISPEPIQYVDLSTEKLTGDLPTTNIARIKIADSQTSEEDKKKKTSIFFNGDQVGIITVVGQSYIAQYKAVYRHSENLNTITNIHIQPEAMQPIEFDKMVFSNLELRRFAMGIIQKKSENNPIREEKNLKLSFQLNNVYVISDYIFLDMTFKNNSNLSYDIEALKFSIEDKKIHKATNNQSIEMTPLFQLNPQKHFKKNFRNIYVFKKFTYPNSKVMMIRLIEEQLSGRTIEMKVNYSDILKADTF; via the coding sequence ATGAAATCATTTTTATATACACTTTTACTGTTTACAGCGACTCTCAAAGCTCAAACAGCAACCAAAGAACAAATTATTTCTGATCTGCCAGAAATAGAAATAGCAGAAGGGGTCAACCTGCATATTATTTCTCCTGAACCTATCCAATACGTCGATTTATCAACTGAAAAACTAACAGGGGATTTACCAACGACCAATATTGCAAGAATCAAAATTGCAGATAGTCAAACATCTGAAGAAGATAAAAAGAAAAAGACCTCCATCTTTTTTAATGGAGATCAAGTTGGAATTATTACCGTTGTAGGGCAATCTTATATTGCACAGTATAAAGCGGTTTACAGACATTCTGAAAATTTGAATACAATTACCAATATTCACATTCAGCCTGAAGCGATGCAGCCTATTGAGTTCGATAAAATGGTCTTCTCTAACCTTGAACTTAGAAGATTTGCAATGGGAATCATTCAGAAGAAATCTGAAAATAATCCAATCAGAGAAGAGAAAAATCTTAAACTCAGCTTCCAGCTCAACAATGTCTATGTCATCAGCGATTACATTTTCCTTGATATGACCTTTAAAAACAATTCTAATCTGAGCTATGATATAGAGGCGTTAAAATTTTCCATAGAGGATAAAAAAATCCATAAGGCTACGAATAACCAAAGCATCGAGATGACCCCGCTTTTTCAGCTTAATCCTCAAAAACATTTCAAGAAAAATTTCAGAAACATTTACGTCTTCAAAAAGTTCACTTACCCTAATTCCAAAGTGATGATGATAAGATTAATTGAGGAACAACTATCGGGCAGAACTATTGAAATGAAAGTGAACTATTCTGACATTCTAAAAGCTGATACATTCTAG
- a CDS encoding TraG family conjugative transposon ATPase, which produces MSKIKKLTFDIPFIGFDYGKDFGWDFDVLFGQYGNPIIGIRIKNAVEQYSADPDQYLNFHTVLNQVVSIIGEGRIVQKLDIFSKKKYEAEESNQFLQQKYSEHFDGRLFKTIETLLFFTDIVDDKLKKKTKHYNFSEKSYKELRDKCQKVFMLLRQSDCEPQFLFEKDFEHCISGVLSMQFSDIPSFDNIKSTNEYLQIGNRFVKNISYVDVENIDLPSEIDPYSILGGNGAASETAVDNFTFINELEDYETIVYNQVITIPLQAQQQRELDKKKKKHEGAANNSPSNAIIAEEIQTLLHNIATDGQLVVNAHFSILFSAGTLEKMENIQSMIENKLFTKGIIVSKNAYNQLELFRSAIPGNATELREYDLFMTTSEAALCFFFKESYPVNEESNFYLRFTDRQGVPLKVDPADLPMKIGRINNRNKFVLGPSGSGKSFLMNNIIEQYLTYNYDVVIVDTGDSYSGTCKYKGGRYIQYTEEKPITMNPFLMDKKEFNIEKIEFLTNLIFLIWQGPDASMSSAQKSILDNVLMSYYHQYFNSGTEWYENKSSEELLLYLNKYNIHEEDIYAQYESEVNEQRTYYDVLGISFDASSEEIKEAGRKLLKFYHPDKNINNPDYDNEKFYTVYEAYETLGDEDRRRIYNETQLILIKSNEIIKKDKTEENWDESFRKAIIRKIKELEEKLDAKELSFNGFYDYCDKFLPLYLNNKKHSITEREFNLRTFLFVLRDFYKGGRYGTTLNESADNTLFDESFIVFEIDNVKDNPKLFPIVTLIIMDTFIQKMRLRKDRRKALIIEEAWKAIASKLMGGYILYLYKTVRKFWGEAVVVTQELDDIIGNAVVKDSIINNSDTFILLDQTKFKDNFDRIAALLSLNKVEQNKIFTINNLNNKFGRSRFKEFYLKRGSKGEVYGNEVSIEQYLTYTTEKPEKSAVEYYVQKYGSYDEALMKIVSDLKVFGDSLENLVSLVNLYQNPLDQKIVSYYRRMKNENKGKNIFKVISQELEDHQISFSELITKNYQYEET; this is translated from the coding sequence ATGTCCAAAATAAAGAAACTAACATTTGATATTCCTTTTATCGGATTTGATTACGGAAAAGATTTCGGGTGGGACTTTGATGTTTTATTTGGACAATACGGAAATCCTATTATCGGAATTAGAATAAAAAATGCCGTTGAACAATATTCTGCAGATCCAGATCAATATCTGAATTTTCATACGGTTTTGAATCAAGTAGTGTCTATTATTGGTGAAGGTAGAATTGTTCAAAAGCTTGATATTTTCTCAAAAAAGAAATACGAAGCTGAAGAATCCAATCAATTTCTCCAGCAAAAATATTCAGAGCATTTTGATGGCAGGCTTTTCAAAACTATAGAAACGTTACTTTTCTTCACAGATATTGTAGATGATAAGCTAAAGAAGAAAACAAAACATTATAATTTCTCTGAGAAAAGTTATAAAGAGCTTCGAGATAAATGCCAAAAGGTATTTATGCTTTTAAGACAAAGTGATTGCGAACCACAATTTCTATTTGAAAAGGATTTTGAACATTGCATTTCCGGTGTATTGTCAATGCAGTTTTCTGACATACCAAGTTTTGATAATATCAAAAGTACCAATGAGTACCTGCAGATCGGAAATCGTTTCGTCAAGAATATTTCCTACGTCGATGTCGAAAATATTGATCTGCCTTCCGAAATAGACCCCTATTCTATACTTGGAGGGAATGGTGCAGCATCGGAAACAGCTGTGGATAATTTTACATTTATCAATGAACTGGAAGATTACGAAACAATTGTCTACAATCAGGTTATTACCATCCCACTACAGGCACAACAGCAAAGAGAGCTCGATAAGAAAAAGAAAAAGCACGAGGGTGCAGCCAATAATTCTCCGTCCAATGCCATCATTGCAGAAGAAATCCAAACTCTTCTCCATAATATCGCTACAGATGGGCAACTGGTTGTGAATGCTCATTTTTCAATTTTGTTTTCAGCAGGCACATTAGAAAAAATGGAGAATATCCAATCGATGATTGAAAATAAGCTTTTCACGAAAGGAATAATTGTTTCCAAGAATGCTTACAATCAGCTGGAGCTCTTCCGGTCTGCTATTCCTGGCAATGCCACGGAGCTTAGGGAATACGATCTATTTATGACGACAAGCGAAGCGGCCTTGTGTTTTTTTTTTAAAGAGAGTTACCCCGTGAATGAAGAATCTAATTTCTATCTGAGGTTTACGGACAGGCAGGGAGTTCCATTAAAAGTTGACCCTGCTGACCTGCCTATGAAAATTGGCAGAATTAACAATCGAAACAAGTTCGTTCTCGGACCAAGTGGTTCAGGCAAGAGTTTCTTAATGAACAATATCATTGAGCAATATCTCACCTATAACTATGATGTTGTCATCGTAGATACAGGAGATTCTTATTCAGGAACCTGCAAATACAAAGGGGGAAGATATATTCAATACACTGAAGAAAAGCCAATCACAATGAATCCTTTTCTGATGGATAAGAAAGAATTCAATATTGAAAAAATAGAATTTTTGACGAATCTGATCTTCCTGATCTGGCAAGGTCCTGATGCTTCAATGTCATCTGCGCAGAAATCAATATTGGACAATGTGCTGATGTCCTATTATCATCAGTATTTCAATTCGGGAACTGAATGGTATGAGAATAAAAGTTCAGAAGAATTACTTCTTTATTTGAATAAATACAACATTCACGAAGAAGATATTTATGCTCAATATGAGAGTGAAGTTAACGAACAGCGGACATACTACGATGTTTTAGGAATTTCCTTTGATGCAAGTTCTGAAGAGATCAAGGAAGCCGGAAGGAAACTATTGAAGTTCTATCATCCTGACAAGAACATCAATAATCCAGATTATGACAATGAAAAATTCTATACCGTTTACGAGGCTTATGAAACGCTGGGTGATGAAGATAGAAGAAGAATTTACAATGAAACTCAATTGATTCTTATTAAATCCAATGAAATCATCAAAAAGGATAAAACGGAAGAAAACTGGGATGAATCATTTAGGAAAGCCATCATCAGAAAAATCAAAGAACTTGAAGAGAAGTTGGATGCAAAAGAACTTTCCTTTAATGGTTTCTATGATTACTGTGACAAATTTCTTCCTCTTTATCTGAATAATAAGAAACACAGTATCACAGAAAGAGAATTTAACCTAAGAACTTTTCTATTTGTTCTGAGAGATTTTTATAAAGGTGGAAGATATGGAACAACACTCAATGAATCTGCTGATAATACTTTGTTTGACGAATCGTTTATCGTGTTTGAGATTGATAATGTAAAAGATAATCCAAAACTTTTTCCCATTGTAACACTCATCATAATGGACACCTTTATTCAGAAAATGAGGCTCAGAAAAGACCGAAGAAAAGCTCTGATTATTGAAGAAGCGTGGAAAGCAATCGCAAGTAAGTTGATGGGAGGTTACATTCTATACCTCTATAAAACGGTAAGGAAATTCTGGGGAGAAGCAGTGGTGGTAACACAGGAATTGGATGACATCATTGGAAATGCAGTTGTAAAAGATTCCATTATCAACAATTCGGACACTTTCATTCTTCTTGATCAGACCAAATTCAAGGACAATTTCGATAGGATAGCCGCATTACTTTCATTGAATAAAGTCGAGCAGAACAAGATTTTTACAATCAACAACCTCAATAACAAATTCGGAAGAAGCAGATTCAAAGAATTTTATCTGAAGCGAGGTTCTAAGGGAGAAGTCTATGGTAACGAAGTTTCAATAGAGCAGTACTTAACCTACACGACAGAGAAACCCGAAAAATCGGCAGTAGAGTATTATGTACAGAAGTACGGAAGCTATGATGAAGCCCTTATGAAGATTGTCTCTGATTTAAAAGTTTTTGGAGACAGCCTTGAAAATCTTGTTTCGCTGGTCAATCTGTATCAAAATCCCTTAGACCAAAAGATTGTTTCCTATTACCGCAGGATGAAAAATGAAAACAAAGGGAAAAATATTTTCAAAGTTATTTCACAGGAGCTCGAAGACCATCAAATCAGTTTTTCAGAATTAATCACTAAAAATTATCAGTATGAAGAAACTTAG
- the traK gene encoding conjugative transposon protein TraK, which produces MLIKNIEQRIKINKVVSLGAIAFAVFIIIAGFFFAYRMIQDSRKSIYILDNGVPILAKQTDVLLNRPVEYKAQIELFHRLFFTLAPDDSYIKENIQKSLYLIDDSGKKEYTNLREKGFYNQIVASSSMVSIHTDSISLNMENKKFQYFGKQMITRKSSVITRKLFTEGFFDDIIRSPNNPHGVLLKNWRIINNEELSNQNKNSY; this is translated from the coding sequence ATGCTTATTAAAAACATAGAACAGAGAATTAAGATCAACAAAGTGGTCTCATTGGGAGCTATTGCATTTGCTGTCTTCATCATCATTGCAGGTTTCTTCTTTGCTTACAGAATGATTCAGGATTCCAGAAAGTCAATCTACATTTTGGATAACGGTGTTCCGATTCTTGCCAAACAGACCGATGTGCTTTTGAATCGACCTGTGGAATATAAAGCACAGATCGAATTATTCCACCGACTATTTTTCACTTTGGCTCCTGATGATTCCTACATCAAAGAAAACATTCAAAAATCATTATACCTCATTGATGATAGTGGAAAAAAGGAGTACACCAACCTAAGAGAAAAGGGATTTTACAATCAGATCGTTGCTTCAAGTTCTATGGTCAGTATTCACACCGATTCCATTTCTCTGAATATGGAAAACAAGAAATTCCAGTATTTCGGAAAGCAGATGATTACAAGAAAATCTTCTGTCATTACGCGTAAATTATTTACTGAAGGTTTCTTTGATGACATCATAAGAAGCCCAAACAATCCGCACGGTGTTCTTCTCAAAAACTGGCGAATCATCAATAACGAAGAACTGTCTAATCAAAATAAAAACTCTTACTAA
- a CDS encoding M23 family metallopeptidase: MKNIITVLFLGCYSLVFTQFNTLTPKKVISNEILNEQESLQKQSAIKIEKKQKSIINKLFNVPTKKNLKKEIDSLKTLMLRYNVSKIEISKTDSKIDKDSLFLKYKKQSAYLEKPNTEKPIKKFDFIDEEESISKISMPLDRKIVVTSPFGRRMHPIFGTAKMHTGTDFKANYENVYAVLDGIVTAAGWDSGGGGNYIKVRHSGTFETSYLHLSETYYRAGESVKAGFIIAKSGNTGNSTGAHLHFSVTEDGKYINPIRFLNDLIKANNLIAAYYEVGGDSNIQY, from the coding sequence ATGAAAAATATAATAACAGTGCTGTTTTTAGGTTGCTATTCGTTGGTTTTTACCCAGTTCAATACACTGACTCCTAAAAAGGTTATATCCAACGAAATTCTTAATGAACAAGAAAGTCTTCAGAAACAATCTGCCATCAAAATAGAAAAGAAGCAAAAAAGCATAATTAACAAACTTTTCAATGTCCCAACTAAGAAAAATCTGAAAAAGGAGATTGATTCTTTGAAGACATTAATGCTTCGCTACAATGTATCTAAGATTGAGATAAGTAAAACAGACTCAAAAATTGATAAAGACTCGCTCTTTCTGAAGTATAAAAAGCAATCAGCATATCTGGAGAAACCGAATACGGAAAAGCCTATTAAAAAATTTGATTTCATTGATGAAGAGGAATCTATCTCAAAAATAAGTATGCCACTGGATAGAAAGATAGTGGTTACTTCCCCTTTCGGAAGACGAATGCATCCAATTTTTGGAACAGCCAAAATGCATACGGGAACAGATTTTAAAGCCAACTATGAAAATGTATATGCTGTCTTAGACGGAATTGTAACTGCGGCAGGCTGGGATTCAGGTGGAGGTGGGAATTATATTAAAGTCAGACATTCCGGCACGTTTGAAACGTCCTATCTGCATCTTTCCGAGACCTATTACAGAGCCGGAGAATCCGTAAAAGCAGGTTTCATTATCGCAAAAAGTGGTAATACCGGCAATTCCACAGGTGCGCATCTCCACTTTTCTGTTACTGAAGACGGAAAATACATCAATCCAATTCGATTTCTGAATGATCTTATCAAAGCCAATAATTTAATTGCAGCCTATTATGAAGTAGGAGGCGACTCAAATATCCAATATTAA
- a CDS encoding type IV secretion system protein has translation MNKTYTYFFCLLAMIVPVLGFAQTDSDYSNLLQFLKGDGAFEKWFMEVFTKLDNSVQDSAEGSALVGRAIGGLGALMYLGYMGWQMAAGDREWEIIPMLKPILIGFTLIYWMGFVNMLQAPFEAIAEPGIAIFSDIESEVNDLRIERFKKQQQLLDAVIKLNAEEDAKQEVINNTSKDADDSWFDISDGIDKLLQPIKEWQIRMEFQLQKLVAEIIEFVCLSILRICVYLIFFIQKIWAYILIILGPIAVGMALIPGFENSLYSWVSKFININLYTFVAYTIINIGQQLIASGYTMEIERYDTLLTNGTITNLDALMVYVSNSGMIYNQLFTCVAYIVTGVGVLMTPTIADTIVTAGGAGAMTKMKSAAGKMASSAKTAVLAAKTGGASAVAATTKAAAAGSASGRVNDAMKNGK, from the coding sequence ATGAATAAAACATATACATACTTTTTTTGTCTTTTGGCTATGATAGTACCGGTGTTGGGTTTTGCCCAGACGGATAGTGATTACAGTAATCTTTTACAGTTTTTAAAAGGTGATGGCGCTTTTGAAAAATGGTTTATGGAAGTCTTTACTAAACTTGATAATAGTGTGCAGGACAGTGCGGAAGGTTCAGCATTGGTTGGAAGAGCCATAGGCGGATTGGGAGCATTAATGTATCTCGGATATATGGGATGGCAAATGGCAGCCGGAGATCGTGAATGGGAAATTATCCCGATGCTCAAACCTATTCTGATCGGGTTTACACTCATTTATTGGATGGGATTTGTCAATATGCTGCAAGCTCCTTTTGAGGCCATTGCGGAACCGGGAATAGCCATCTTTAGTGATATTGAATCTGAGGTAAATGACCTCAGAATTGAAAGGTTCAAGAAACAGCAGCAATTACTGGATGCAGTCATCAAGCTCAATGCTGAAGAAGATGCCAAGCAGGAAGTTATCAATAATACAAGTAAAGATGCAGACGATTCTTGGTTTGATATCAGTGATGGGATTGACAAATTATTACAGCCTATCAAAGAATGGCAGATCAGGATGGAATTCCAGCTACAGAAATTAGTTGCAGAAATCATTGAGTTTGTATGTTTATCCATTCTCAGAATTTGTGTTTATCTCATCTTCTTTATCCAAAAGATCTGGGCATATATATTAATTATTCTTGGTCCCATTGCAGTCGGAATGGCACTAATACCTGGATTTGAAAATTCTTTATACAGTTGGGTTTCCAAGTTCATTAACATCAATCTGTACACTTTTGTTGCATATACCATTATCAATATTGGACAACAGCTGATTGCATCAGGCTATACAATGGAAATTGAACGATATGATACTCTTTTAACCAACGGAACCATTACCAATTTGGATGCTTTGATGGTCTATGTTTCAAATTCCGGAATGATCTACAACCAACTCTTTACCTGTGTAGCTTATATCGTCACAGGCGTTGGAGTTCTGATGACGCCAACCATTGCTGATACGATTGTAACTGCGGGCGGAGCAGGAGCGATGACCAAAATGAAAAGTGCAGCAGGTAAAATGGCGAGTAGTGCAAAAACAGCGGTTTTGGCTGCGAAAACGGGAGGTGCTTCAGCAGTTGCTGCGACAACAAAGGCCGCTGCTGCAGGTTCTGCATCTGGAAGAGTTAATGATGCTATGAAAAATGGAAAGTAA
- a CDS encoding ParA family protein, producing MIITFATQKGGTGKTTLAIAFANYISVNSKRKVNVFDFDFQKSFYHKWKEDELLDIPKLYDVEIIDEENEQPFSDFETLIELKESEEINIFDLAGTLDVKYSDLLIYSDFIVIPFEYSNVSAKSTLVFINFLGLLESQAERIFIRSKYDKGYKYLNQDGMDTEISRYGILLKSPVFKRNCLQILDTRKLTYEQKYAVKNPFVELIDHINNCLEITL from the coding sequence ATGATAATCACTTTTGCCACACAGAAAGGAGGAACCGGTAAAACAACGCTTGCCATTGCTTTTGCCAATTATATTTCTGTTAATTCCAAGAGAAAGGTCAATGTATTCGATTTCGATTTTCAGAAGTCATTTTATCATAAATGGAAAGAAGACGAATTGCTGGATATTCCAAAACTATATGATGTTGAAATCATCGATGAAGAAAACGAACAGCCTTTCTCGGATTTTGAAACTTTGATCGAATTGAAAGAAAGTGAAGAAATAAACATATTCGACCTTGCAGGAACATTGGACGTGAAATACAGCGACCTTCTTATCTATAGTGATTTCATTGTCATTCCTTTTGAATATTCCAATGTCTCTGCGAAATCAACGTTGGTCTTCATTAATTTTTTGGGACTATTGGAAAGCCAGGCCGAAAGAATATTTATCCGCTCGAAATATGATAAAGGCTACAAATACCTTAATCAGGATGGAATGGATACCGAAATCAGCAGGTATGGAATCTTACTGAAAAGTCCTGTATTCAAAAGAAATTGTCTCCAAATCCTTGATACAAGGAAATTGACCTATGAACAAAAATATGCTGTAAAAAACCCATTCGTAGAATTAATAGATCATATTAATAATTGCCTTGAAATTACTTTGTAA